A window of Argopecten irradians isolate NY chromosome 1, Ai_NY, whole genome shotgun sequence contains these coding sequences:
- the LOC138305422 gene encoding uncharacterized protein, with product MAKTKTTPVKKCPMCTFRTANIDDMKEHILKCGIETMEKKTLSCPKCSYKTFRPTNMTRHQKRHDATVDVPKAAGKSLNTALSSKNSPKAQPSTSGALSKAHSPETDVESWKGQDPGDLLGEVSDSSVVHDDSSSEDDCLLAGRAIRKPTRPIPVMAPKRRVDPKDPINMVPMPVVSKKLRSSIPTQTDFERADASTQTDPYEPELRQQPVNRKTVTKTTRYSDNGRDVELVEYCEFFGAEALDRSY from the coding sequence ATGGCGAAAACCAAGACAACCCCGGTAAAGAAATGCCCCATGTGTACATTTAGGACGGCAAACATCGACGATATGAAAGAACATATTCTGAAATGTGGAATTGAAACTATGGAGAAAAAGACCTTGTCCTGTCCCAAGTGCAGTTACAAAACTTTTAGACCTACTAATATGACCAGGCACCAGAAGCGCCATGATGCGACAGTAGATGTTCCGAAAGCTGCTGGAAAGAGTCTGAATACTGCATTATCTTCTAAGAACTCGCCGAAGGCTCAACCTTCTACTTCAGGCGCACTTAGCAAAGCTCACTCACCAGAGACCGATGTGGAGAGCTGGAAGGGACAAGACCCTGGTGATCTTCTCGGGGAAGTTTCAGATTCATCCGTTGTGCATGATGATTCATCCTCCGAGGATGACTGCCTCTTGGCAGGACGTGCAATAAGAAAACCTACGAGGCCGATTCCTGTCATGGCACCAAAGAGAAGGGTGGACCCTAAGGATCCGATCAATATGGTTCCGATGCCAGTTGTTTCGAAGAAGCTACGTAGTTCCATCCCTACACAGACCGATTTTGAAAGAGCGGATGCATCAACACAGACTGATCCCTATGAACCAGAGCTAAGACAGCAGCCTGTGAACAGAAAAACTGTTACGAAGACCACCAGATACTCGGACAACGGCCGAGATGTCGAGCTGGTGGAGTATTGCGAATTCTTTGGGGCAGAGGCACTGGATAGGTCCTACTGA